ACCGAGGTAAAGGTGGAAGCCAAAAACAATAAACCTATATAGGAACCAATAGTTCCACCAATGTCGATGTTTCCCTTGGGTAAGCCAAGGAGATAAATCGAAATAAAGTAAATAAGGGTAGGTAATACTGAAAGTACTACCAGGGCAAACCCGGATAGGAATTTTGCAAATACAATTTGGAATTCAGTTAATGGTTTAGTAAGTAATAACTCGATGGTTCCTGCCCTGTTTTCTTCGGCAAAAGATCGCATGGTAACCGCAGGTACTAAAAATAGAAAGACCCAGGGTGCAACCATAAACAATGTTTCTAAACTGGAGTATCCATTATCCAAAACATTAAAATCCATTGGGAATACCCACATAAACAATCCTGTAATTAATAAAAATACAGAAACGACTACATAGCCGAT
This genomic window from Bacteroidia bacterium contains:
- the gldF gene encoding gliding motility-associated ABC transporter permease subunit GldF encodes the protein MFALFSKEVSSFLNSLIGYVVVSVFLLITGLFMWVFPMDFNVLDNGYSSLETLFMVAPWVFLFLVPAVTMRSFAEENRAGTIELLLTKPLTEFQIVFAKFLSGFALVVLSVLPTLIYFISIYLLGLPKGNIDIGGTIGSYIGLLFLASTFTSVGTYCSAATGNQIVSFILAVFVSWFLLNGFDSISALFPNKGIDLFLLELSINTHYVSMSRGVLDTRDILYFISINAVFILGTRLVLEKRKW